The following are encoded in a window of Neomicrococcus lactis genomic DNA:
- a CDS encoding ArsR/SmtB family transcription factor → MASDEEVQARARALSSPVRLRILRLCLHKARTNKEIADLLGINPATSLHHVRTLLANGFIEAEEERRGKRGAKEVPYRATKKSWGTRIPDASPVLVETFLQEIDGLSPDEIQVMRVGLKLSEENQKEFIKRMSDLVTEYALRPSEVDGLATSLFVAHHVDQTAN, encoded by the coding sequence ATGGCATCAGACGAAGAAGTCCAAGCACGAGCCCGAGCTCTCAGCTCTCCTGTTCGACTCAGGATTCTGCGGCTCTGCTTGCACAAAGCGCGCACGAACAAAGAGATCGCGGACCTTTTGGGGATCAATCCAGCGACCTCGCTGCATCACGTGCGGACGCTTCTTGCCAATGGTTTCATTGAGGCCGAAGAAGAACGTCGCGGCAAACGTGGCGCTAAGGAAGTCCCCTACCGTGCCACCAAGAAGTCGTGGGGCACGCGAATTCCGGACGCATCCCCCGTTCTCGTGGAGACGTTCTTGCAGGAAATTGATGGCCTGTCTCCGGATGAAATTCAGGTTATGCGCGTGGGACTGAAGCTCAGCGAAGAGAATCAGAAAGAGTTCATCAAGCGCATGTCTGACTTGGTGACGGAATACGCTTTGCGTCCGTCAGAAGTGGACGGCTTGGCCACGTCCTTGTTTGTGGCCCACCACGTGGACCAGACCGCCAACTAG
- a CDS encoding acetyltransferase, with product MTSPTPAASRLLQHGAAGQRWVVRYALTEDDAAAHQGHSLTDALGSITELTSEFVSISTRSGLVTVPLSAVRLAKPVPPPPPRRIRAEK from the coding sequence GTGACTTCGCCGACTCCCGCCGCTTCCCGCCTCCTGCAGCACGGTGCCGCGGGCCAACGTTGGGTGGTGCGTTACGCATTAACCGAGGACGACGCCGCAGCTCACCAAGGTCATTCACTGACGGATGCCCTGGGGTCGATTACGGAATTGACGTCCGAGTTCGTCTCGATCTCCACCCGCTCGGGACTCGTCACGGTCCCGCTCTCCGCCGTGCGATTGGCAAAACCCGTCCCTCCCCCACCGCCACGCCGAATTCGCGCGGAGAAGTAA
- the fdxA gene encoding ferredoxin: MTYIIAQPCVDVKDKACIDECPVDCIYEGERSLYIHPDECVDCGACEPVCPVEAIYYEDDVPEQWADYYKANVEFFDEIGSPGGAAKLGNTGKDHALIAALPPQNA; the protein is encoded by the coding sequence GTGACGTACATCATCGCTCAGCCGTGTGTTGACGTAAAGGACAAGGCGTGTATTGATGAATGTCCCGTTGACTGTATCTATGAAGGCGAGCGTTCGCTCTACATTCACCCTGACGAGTGCGTAGACTGCGGCGCTTGCGAGCCCGTATGCCCCGTTGAGGCTATTTACTACGAGGACGACGTTCCAGAGCAGTGGGCTGATTACTACAAGGCCAACGTCGAGTTCTTCGACGAGATCGGTTCGCCCGGCGGAGCCGCTAAGCTGGGCAACACCGGTAAGGACCACGCGCTCATTGCCGCACTACCTCCGCAGAACGCCTAA